The Candidatus Hydrogenedentota bacterium DNA segment AGGCTGAAAAACTGGGATTCTCCCGCGTCTTGATCCCTTCCAATAACCTGAAAGGATATCCTAAGAAAGGGAGCATTGAAATCGCGGAGGTGCGGAAGGTGAGCGACGCGTTCCGACTGCTTTTTTCCTGATTGCGAAAGAACGAGTGGACGAACGAGGTATCGGTAACCAATTACGACTATAGTAGCTGGTTGAGCGAGGTGAGTGCTAGGTAGGAGTCATGGTGATTTTGAATTTTCGAGAAACGAAAGAAATACGGTGAATCTCTTTGAAACTCTAAAAATATATAGTACATTTGCATCCGCTCTGCATATTTAGTAATAAGGTACCTTGGCCGAGTGGTTAGGCGTCGGTCTGCAAAACCGTTGACGGCGGTTCGAATCCGCCAGGTACCTCTAAGAGAATCCTTGCAACCGCCTGTAATGGGGATTGGTCGCAAGGTTTTTTATTTCACGGATCTCTGTGAGCTTGCAACGCGATCGAGGTGAGTCTGCAGTGCGAACTAATTGTCAGGAAGTTTGAGATTCCTCTTTCTTGAACGCGTCGGTTACCTTTTCGTAGTTCTCTTTCCAAGATTCGGATACGGTGCTAAAGAAATCACTCGCGCTTTCTCGGATCACTTCCCATTTGCCATCGGCTACATTTTCGTACTCTTGTAATTTAGAAGCCAAGTTATCCCGTATCCCTTTCAAATTATCTAACTGTTCCCGGTACTCCTCTTTAGCATCATCCGCTATCTCGTGGGCTTTATGCTCTAATTTTTCAATATAGGCTGCAAGTTCATTAAGAACCTGGTATGCTTTTTCTTTGAATTCATCTTTTTTCATCGTAACTTGTATTGTTTTTAGCTTCAATAAGTAAACATTTTTAGAAGTGTTTGGTTCAAGAGCGTGTCCTTTCCGTTCAGATTTGATTAACACGATTCAGGAGGAATTAAGAAAATAAAACAGTCGAAAACGGCAATATACTTGACATAAAGCAAGTAAAATGGCGAGAAACGTGTATCTTTGCAACTTATTTAAAATTTTATGCTGAACATTATAATTTTTGGAGCCCCAGGTTCAGGGAAAGGGACTCAAAGCGAGAAACTGATAGAAAAATATGGGCTGAAACATATATCCACGGGCGATCTGTTTCGAACCGAGATTAATAAGAAAACAGAATTAGGAACGTTGGCCGATTCATACATATCAAAAGGGCAATTAGTCCCGGATGAGATTGTTATAGAGATGTTAGAAGAGCAGTTGAAGAGTTGTTGTGACTTACCGGGATTTATTTTTGATGGCTTTCCTCGTACGTTGTTTCAAGGTAAGTCTCTTGATAAAGTCTTGTCTAAGCATGATGAAAAAGTGTCACTGGTGCTTAGTTTGGAAGTCGCCGATGAAGAGTTGATTCAACGCCTGCTCAAACGTGGTGAGGTGTCGGGTCGCTCTGACGACAATAGAGAAGTCATAGAGTCGAGGTTAAATGTA contains these protein-coding regions:
- a CDS encoding adenylate kinase; protein product: MLNIIIFGAPGSGKGTQSEKLIEKYGLKHISTGDLFRTEINKKTELGTLADSYISKGQLVPDEIVIEMLEEQLKSCCDLPGFIFDGFPRTLFQGKSLDKVLSKHDEKVSLVLSLEVADEELIQRLLKRGEVSGRSDDNREVIESRLNVYYEQTAPLKEFYSDQGKLVKIKGHGSIEEIFESMSKAVDQLIT